The following coding sequences are from one Lolium rigidum isolate FL_2022 chromosome 6, APGP_CSIRO_Lrig_0.1, whole genome shotgun sequence window:
- the LOC124668509 gene encoding uncharacterized protein LOC124668509: MPLTTPDIPPAKRKKKDPSCLQISPVVPATATAGWASLPDDLVRRIADSFLATNDVDCYMDFRAVCPSWRAATDDPKTNTSDPRFFPRAWIVLDEVFQSDDRRILLNTNTGRFLRKKIPLLLDYYVVATTSGFFVLADRSPPHAARVFNPLTGYTLRFMVPMPPDVRVAFVGSWGRGKASSPLCLVLLGDLSCKLYTTVPDSEGVLSYDYRQEVYNFFRKVIVGGAYPHIAGLGFAPAFAELLDLLRSLHADFVKVFFNDLPEDANDIRFFLVGLAIHMVLVIKIQGTLFVFKMNTELGKVEPLQSISNFAIFIGHRRCLPVDATKFPGIEANCVYYTEHLGLSAHICKYNIKDKKVERISEAPEFVKQDKQFVLVAHRPFTTIQLLCSYTINTLDSQLALQQMSEGVEASRSNSGDIDLDD, translated from the coding sequence ATGCCGTTGACCACCCCTGATATTCCACcggccaagaggaagaagaaggacccAAGTTGTCTGCAAATCTCGCCGGTGGTTCCGGCCACGGCGACTGCTGGCTGGGCCTCGCTCCCGGATGACCTCGTCCGCCGTATCGCCGACTCCTTCCTCGCCACCAACGACGTCGACTGCTACATGGACTTCCGCGCCGTCTGCCCCAGCTGGCGTGCCGCCACCGACGACCCCAAGACTAACACATCCGATCCTCGCTTCTTTCCGCGAGCATGGATCGTGCTCGACGAGGTCTTCCAAAGCGACGATAGGCGGATCCTTTTGAACACTAACACCGGCCGCTTCCTCCGCAAGAAGATTCCGCTGCTGCTGGACTACTACGTCGTGGCCACCACTAGCGGCTTCTTCGTCCTGGCGGACAGGAGCCCTCCTCACGCTGCTCGTGTGTTCAACCCTCTTACTGGCTATACGCTCCGTTTCATGGTGCCTATGCCCCCCGACGTGAGGGTCGCCTTCGTCGGTTCCTGGGGCAGGGGGAAGGCATCATCTCCGCTTTGCCTTGTTTTGCTTGGCGACTTGTCTTGCAAGCTTTACACGACCGTTCCGGACAGTGAAGGTGTACTGTCTTATGACTATCGGCAAGAAGTTTATAATTTTTTCCGGAAGGTGATCGTGGGTGGTGCCTACCCACACATCGCTGGGCTGGGGTTTGCCCCTGCATTTGCTGAGTTATTGGATTTGCTGAGGTCTCTTCATGCCGATTTTGTCAAGGTTTTCTTCAATGATCTTCCTGAAGATGCAAACGACATCCGGTTTTTTCTAGTGGGTTTGGCTATACATATGGTGCTCGTCATTAAAATACAGGGAACCCTCTTTGTGTTCAAGATGAACACCGAATTAGGCAAGGTCGAGCCTCTGCAGAGCATCAGcaattttgccatcttcatcggtCACCGCAGGTGCCTGCCTGTCGATGCTACTAAGTTCCCAGGCATAGAGGCAAACTGCGTGTACTACACCGAACATTTGGGTTTGTCGGCTCACATCTGCAAGTACAACATCAAGGACAAGAAAGTAGAGAGGATCTCGGAAGCCCCCGAATTCGTGAAGCAGGACAAGCAGTTTGTCCTCGTCGCCCACCGTCCTTTCACGACCATCCAGCTTCTCTGCAGCTACACCATCAACACCCTGGATTCTCAGCTGGCCTTGCAACAGATGTCAGAAGGCGTCGAAGCATCTCGTTCCAACTCTGGGGATATTGATCTCGATGACTGA